One bacterium DNA segment encodes these proteins:
- a CDS encoding efflux RND transporter periplasmic adaptor subunit, giving the protein MKQLFGFIRHHLPTLLIILIALIAVKLAVGKYRAPGSVTPLESQAMDMSVMNAPVGTLPVQLEEVALKRFSSGVTYTGSVVALNTEEIVARVAGRIVEITVYPGQKVKAGQLVALLDSSELQSRVNESLQAASAANADVNVALRELPQAEARIDEARARQRGADASVEDAKAQVEAAKQEKAQAQSELADAQATVASAQADAEYAQAQLSRSEQLYKQGAIALRDLQLTQAQAKAATSKVAQTNAQVTKAYAGIRRSDALITAAQSKIAQARAEQRATTAGLRVAISDKAQAQAQVTKVNAQANQARAQEQTASVVLGYTRLVASQSGIVSERLVSPGTLVQPGQTILRIQSIDQVRIQANVAEADLGGIRKGTLVSISTPSASKIAPLQARVTSVFPAANAESRTFTVEALVPNPNSRFQPGQYVSMSFDTGGVNNAFSVPNQALYKAADGSSYVWILADNPNAKGKVIYTCTMHPEIEQDKPGDCPKCGMALVPKSKSGSYIAKRQTVTPGPSNDTRTLIQQGLRAGIKVIVSQNQSLNEGIPVQPVESGKAPETHAPPADNNMQNMPGM; this is encoded by the coding sequence TTGAAACAATTATTTGGTTTCATAAGACATCATTTACCGACACTACTTATAATTCTCATCGCTTTGATCGCAGTGAAGTTGGCAGTCGGTAAATACAGAGCGCCTGGCTCGGTAACTCCCCTCGAGTCACAGGCGATGGACATGAGCGTTATGAACGCTCCAGTGGGAACACTTCCGGTCCAACTGGAAGAGGTGGCGCTAAAACGATTTTCAAGCGGTGTAACCTACACAGGTTCAGTAGTTGCGCTCAACACCGAAGAGATAGTCGCTAGAGTGGCAGGGCGTATCGTAGAGATTACAGTTTATCCAGGCCAAAAGGTCAAAGCCGGTCAACTGGTGGCTCTTCTTGATTCAAGCGAACTTCAATCACGTGTAAATGAATCTTTACAAGCAGCAAGCGCCGCCAATGCGGATGTGAATGTTGCGCTACGCGAGCTACCACAAGCGGAAGCGAGGATTGATGAAGCCCGCGCTCGTCAACGCGGAGCTGATGCTTCTGTCGAGGATGCTAAAGCGCAAGTCGAAGCAGCAAAGCAGGAAAAAGCACAAGCTCAATCGGAACTAGCGGATGCTCAAGCCACCGTAGCCAGCGCCCAAGCGGATGCCGAATATGCCCAAGCACAACTATCCCGCAGCGAACAACTTTACAAACAAGGCGCCATCGCTTTGCGCGATTTACAACTCACTCAAGCACAAGCCAAAGCTGCGACCAGCAAAGTAGCGCAGACCAATGCCCAAGTAACGAAAGCTTACGCCGGAATTCGAAGATCCGATGCGCTTATCACTGCCGCACAGTCAAAAATAGCCCAAGCAAGAGCCGAGCAACGCGCTACTACTGCAGGATTGCGAGTAGCTATAAGCGATAAAGCGCAGGCACAAGCACAGGTTACCAAAGTTAATGCTCAAGCCAATCAAGCGCGCGCCCAGGAACAAACCGCATCGGTAGTTCTTGGCTACACTCGCCTTGTCGCTTCTCAATCGGGTATCGTTTCTGAACGATTAGTCAGTCCCGGCACTCTCGTTCAACCAGGCCAAACTATCCTACGCATCCAAAGTATTGACCAAGTTCGAATTCAAGCCAATGTAGCTGAAGCTGATCTTGGTGGGATACGTAAAGGTACTTTGGTTAGTATATCAACCCCTAGCGCATCAAAAATTGCTCCCTTACAAGCCCGTGTAACCAGTGTCTTCCCTGCCGCCAATGCTGAAAGCCGAACCTTTACTGTCGAGGCATTAGTTCCCAATCCGAATAGCCGCTTCCAGCCAGGGCAGTATGTGTCGATGAGCTTCGATACGGGCGGAGTAAATAATGCTTTTTCTGTTCCCAACCAAGCTCTTTACAAAGCAGCAGATGGCAGTTCCTATGTTTGGATACTTGCCGATAATCCAAACGCTAAAGGGAAGGTTATCTACACCTGTACAATGCATCCCGAAATCGAACAAGATAAGCCCGGCGATTGCCCAAAATGCGGCATGGCTCTCGTCCCCAAGTCCAAATCAGGCAGTTACATCGCTAAACGGCAAACCGTCACTCCTGGGCCATCTAACGACACCCGCACGCTCATTCAACAGGGGCTTAGAGCTGGAATAAAAGTGATCGTTAGCCAAAATCAATCCCTTAATGAAGGAATCCCTGTCCAGCCTGTAGAATCAGGTAAGGCACCTGAGACCCATGCGCCACCTGCCGATAACAACATGCAGAATATGCCTGGGATGTAA